Proteins found in one Terribacillus sp. DMT04 genomic segment:
- a CDS encoding ABC transporter substrate-binding protein — protein sequence MSLLLAIFASVVFIITGCGSNDSSDKAENNASDNAESNGARTLTDALGNEVEIPANPENVIASYLEDNLVALDITPAAQWSVNNGSPQGYLQDSLKDVPTIDSTLPFEAVASYKPDLIIMDSASMVEGDKYEQYNKIAPTYVMGTEENGDWRKELQTVGEIFGKEDKAQQVLDDYDAKAADAKEQIQQAIGDESAAAVWLVGGKLYIVNENLSSGAVLYGDLGIAVPEGVKEISEGAAANWNPVSLEQLATMDVDHLFLINSDEGDGSEILEDPLLANVPAIKEGNVYKYDKDTSWLYTGPIANEQIVDDAVESLVK from the coding sequence ATGTCTTTACTTCTGGCTATCTTCGCCAGTGTTGTGTTTATTATAACAGGTTGCGGCAGCAACGATTCAAGTGATAAAGCTGAAAATAATGCTTCTGATAATGCAGAGAGTAATGGAGCACGTACGTTGACCGATGCACTGGGTAACGAAGTAGAAATTCCAGCTAACCCGGAAAACGTAATTGCTTCATATTTGGAGGACAATCTTGTCGCACTTGATATAACTCCAGCAGCACAATGGTCTGTAAATAACGGTTCCCCGCAAGGATACTTGCAGGACAGTTTAAAAGACGTACCAACAATTGATTCGACGCTTCCTTTTGAAGCAGTAGCTAGTTACAAGCCAGATTTAATTATCATGGATTCCGCATCCATGGTAGAAGGTGATAAATATGAGCAGTATAACAAGATTGCCCCAACGTATGTAATGGGCACGGAAGAAAACGGAGACTGGCGCAAAGAATTGCAAACAGTCGGTGAAATCTTCGGCAAAGAAGATAAAGCGCAGCAAGTACTCGATGACTATGATGCAAAAGCTGCTGACGCAAAAGAGCAGATTCAGCAAGCTATCGGAGACGAATCAGCAGCAGCTGTCTGGCTTGTTGGCGGAAAGCTTTATATCGTAAATGAAAACCTATCCAGCGGTGCAGTGCTTTATGGTGATTTAGGTATCGCGGTTCCAGAAGGCGTGAAAGAAATCTCCGAAGGCGCAGCAGCAAACTGGAATCCAGTTTCCCTAGAACAACTAGCAACAATGGATGTGGATCACCTCTTCTTAATCAATAGTGATGAAGGCGATGGGTCTGAAATACTAGAAGATCCACTGCTTGCGAATGTACCAGCTATCAAAGAAGGCAATGTTTACAAATACGATAAAGACACAAGCTGGCTGTATACAGGCCCAATTGCAAACGAACAAATTGTAGACGATGCAGTTGAAAGCTTAGTGAAGTAA
- a CDS encoding HAD family hydrolase codes for MNFIFDLDGTICFKGKPVTTKIMNMLKELERNGHQILFASARPIRDLLPVIDQHFHSATLIGGNGSLISRNGKVVFLQAFSSQQVAAMKEIMKMHNAAYLIDGDWNYAYTGDPMHPIKANLDPDNLAEQVQLDELSQVVKILILQSADQEKVAAEAKALGLRVHRHHGEEIIDISPPGIDKWTAIQQAGIKEREYIAFGNDANDIEMFRHAKYAVMIGKHEELASYAHVDIPLGDTCEQTIVDSLRDIVSERTLVRS; via the coding sequence ATGAATTTTATCTTTGATTTAGATGGTACAATCTGTTTTAAAGGCAAACCAGTCACGACAAAAATAATGAATATGCTCAAAGAACTGGAGCGAAATGGCCATCAAATATTATTTGCATCAGCTCGGCCGATACGTGATTTGCTACCGGTTATTGATCAGCACTTTCATTCAGCTACCTTGATAGGTGGGAATGGATCACTTATTTCCCGTAATGGAAAGGTCGTTTTCTTACAGGCATTTTCATCTCAACAAGTTGCTGCTATGAAAGAAATAATGAAGATGCATAACGCGGCTTATTTGATTGATGGAGATTGGAATTATGCGTATACAGGAGATCCGATGCATCCGATAAAGGCAAATTTGGATCCGGATAATCTCGCAGAACAAGTTCAGCTGGACGAGTTAAGTCAGGTAGTAAAAATACTCATTCTTCAATCGGCTGATCAAGAAAAAGTAGCCGCAGAAGCAAAGGCACTAGGATTACGGGTGCATCGTCATCATGGAGAGGAGATTATAGACATCAGCCCTCCGGGTATTGATAAATGGACAGCCATCCAACAAGCAGGAATCAAGGAAAGGGAATATATCGCCTTCGGAAATGACGCCAATGACATTGAGATGTTCCGGCATGCTAAGTATGCGGTCATGATAGGTAAACATGAAGAGTTAGCAAGTTATGCACATGTGGATATCCCGTTAGGTGACACTTGTGAGCAAACCATTGTGGATAGCTTGCGGGATATTGTATCGGAAAGAACTTTAGTACGTTCTTAA
- a CDS encoding putative holin-like toxin has product MFAFGMFLLALLTYLDNKK; this is encoded by the coding sequence ATGTTTGCATTTGGCATGTTTCTGCTCGCATTGCTGACTTATTTAGACAATAAAAAATAG
- a CDS encoding iron ABC transporter permease: MQARRLLGTIILIAGTLLLIFSIGLSIIYGVSDISLSTVWNSIFHYDATNTSHQIIQRLRLPRAVAAVLIGAMLAASGAIMQGMTRNPLASPQIMGVTSGATFMIAIALVFLPGLSNVHLLFFAFAGAGLGLGLVFGVGLLARTGLTPVKLALAGTAITALLGSFSNTMAIHFDVARDLSFWYAGGVANVQWDTVKLLFPAAVIGMILALFISGSVTTLSLGEDVATGLGLKTGAVKVAGVLVVLILTGAAISVGGTIGFVGLVIPHITRFIVGPDYRWIIPCSAILGGILLNFADILSRMVNPPFETPVGALTALIGVPFFIYLARREGKNI, encoded by the coding sequence ATGCAAGCACGCAGACTTTTGGGCACAATTATCCTTATCGCAGGTACGCTACTGCTGATTTTCTCAATCGGACTTTCCATCATTTACGGTGTTTCGGACATTTCTCTCAGCACTGTCTGGAATAGTATTTTCCATTATGATGCTACAAATACATCTCATCAAATTATTCAGCGTCTCCGGCTGCCTCGTGCAGTAGCAGCAGTCTTGATTGGTGCTATGCTGGCGGCTTCGGGAGCAATTATGCAAGGCATGACACGCAATCCGCTCGCCTCTCCGCAGATTATGGGAGTTACATCAGGAGCCACATTCATGATTGCGATTGCGCTCGTGTTTCTGCCTGGTTTGTCCAATGTACATTTACTCTTCTTTGCGTTTGCGGGGGCAGGACTTGGTCTTGGACTTGTTTTTGGGGTCGGTCTGCTGGCGCGAACCGGATTAACACCTGTGAAACTAGCCTTGGCAGGAACAGCCATCACTGCCTTGCTCGGTTCGTTTTCCAATACAATGGCTATCCATTTCGATGTGGCACGGGATTTGAGCTTTTGGTATGCGGGCGGCGTAGCGAATGTACAATGGGACACCGTGAAGCTGTTATTCCCTGCAGCAGTCATTGGAATGATCCTAGCACTATTCATTAGCGGCTCGGTTACTACACTCAGCTTAGGAGAAGATGTCGCTACTGGTCTTGGTCTTAAAACAGGCGCCGTGAAAGTTGCGGGTGTGCTTGTTGTTCTTATCTTGACAGGAGCGGCTATCTCAGTCGGCGGAACAATCGGTTTTGTCGGCTTGGTTATTCCGCATATCACGCGCTTTATCGTCGGACCGGATTATCGCTGGATTATTCCTTGTTCTGCTATCCTAGGCGGTATTTTGCTGAACTTTGCAGACATTCTTTCCCGTATGGTCAATCCGCCATTCGAGACACCCGTCGGCGCCCTTACAGCATTGATCGGCGTTCCATTTTTCATTTATCTAGCTCGCCGGGAGGGTAAGAATATATGA
- a CDS encoding nucleotidyltransferase domain-containing protein → MRNPLDTAKRFVKVNHPDCDGAMLAGSCARGEATVTSDLDIIILYTGKDSAYRESIIYEDWPVEVFVYTGDAYHEFFHNDAARAIPSLPRMASEGIVLKDSEALLKMKDEAKRILAQGPLAWDERLINHNRYMISNLIDDLLDKKAGGEAYFLANSIIHDLAVFTLRTNKHWLGSGKWMFRELRNMDAVLADQFEQSLEAFYQRHDKQAIVELAEGCLRPYGGRLFDGYYIG, encoded by the coding sequence TTGAGAAACCCATTAGATACTGCTAAAAGATTCGTCAAAGTTAATCACCCGGATTGTGATGGTGCTATGCTGGCTGGAAGCTGTGCCAGAGGAGAAGCCACAGTAACTTCCGATCTGGATATTATTATCCTTTACACAGGGAAAGACAGTGCCTATCGAGAATCCATAATTTATGAGGACTGGCCGGTCGAGGTATTTGTGTATACAGGTGATGCATATCATGAATTCTTTCACAATGATGCGGCACGTGCGATACCTTCCTTGCCAAGAATGGCCAGCGAAGGAATTGTGCTGAAAGACTCTGAAGCTTTGTTAAAGATGAAGGATGAAGCAAAAAGGATCCTTGCGCAAGGGCCGCTAGCCTGGGATGAACGGCTGATTAATCATAACCGATACATGATTTCTAATCTGATCGATGACCTTCTGGATAAAAAAGCAGGCGGAGAAGCTTATTTTTTAGCTAATAGTATCATTCATGATTTAGCCGTTTTTACATTGCGTACAAACAAACATTGGCTTGGTTCTGGGAAGTGGATGTTCCGAGAGCTAAGAAACATGGATGCTGTGCTAGCAGATCAGTTTGAACAAAGTTTAGAAGCATTTTATCAGAGGCATGACAAACAAGCTATTGTGGAGTTGGCTGAGGGTTGTCTGCGACCGTATGGCGGGCGATTGTTTGATGGGTATTATATAGGCTAA
- a CDS encoding iron ABC transporter permease encodes MIHSTKKTSIAAISIIAAILIIFFISLNTGTIPIGPADVIKTLLGTGDGSYDVILFDFRLPRMVIALLIGIGMGIAGAILQGVSQNGLADPGILGINAGAGFAVVLYIFFLQDQLAGSGNLQVFIMPIFAFAGAFLAAGLVYTLAWKKGITPVRLILVGIGINAAFGGLIIVFQLMMEPKDFTQATVWLNGSIWQTSWNYVLALLPWIVLLVPFAMYKAKALNVLTLGDQLATGVGAPVQKERTLLLLTAVGLAGACVSVGGAITFLGLVAPHLARRIVGPNHKHQLPICALIGALIMLVADTLSRTLLAPSEIPIGLVVSAIGAPYFIYLLIKE; translated from the coding sequence ATGATACATTCCACGAAAAAGACAAGCATCGCAGCGATTAGTATCATCGCCGCTATTCTTATTATCTTCTTCATCAGTTTGAATACAGGGACCATTCCAATCGGTCCTGCAGATGTCATCAAAACCTTACTCGGTACAGGAGACGGATCTTATGATGTGATTCTTTTTGATTTTCGCCTCCCCCGGATGGTGATTGCACTTTTGATTGGAATCGGCATGGGCATTGCAGGTGCCATCCTCCAAGGTGTATCTCAAAACGGACTAGCTGATCCAGGCATACTCGGTATAAATGCAGGTGCCGGCTTTGCTGTCGTTCTTTATATTTTCTTCTTGCAGGATCAACTAGCAGGAAGCGGTAATCTGCAAGTGTTCATTATGCCGATTTTCGCTTTTGCCGGTGCTTTTCTAGCAGCAGGCCTCGTCTATACGCTGGCATGGAAGAAAGGCATAACACCTGTACGTCTCATTCTAGTCGGTATTGGTATTAATGCTGCATTTGGCGGACTGATAATAGTGTTCCAACTGATGATGGAACCAAAAGATTTCACACAGGCCACCGTTTGGCTTAACGGAAGCATTTGGCAAACAAGCTGGAACTATGTGCTCGCCCTTTTGCCGTGGATTGTTTTGCTTGTGCCATTTGCTATGTATAAAGCTAAAGCGCTGAACGTATTAACACTTGGTGACCAGCTCGCAACAGGCGTTGGAGCTCCCGTCCAAAAAGAACGCACCTTGCTGCTGCTGACAGCCGTCGGATTGGCAGGAGCTTGTGTCTCTGTCGGAGGAGCCATTACGTTTCTTGGACTTGTGGCGCCGCACTTGGCAAGACGTATAGTCGGTCCGAACCACAAGCATCAGCTCCCGATCTGCGCATTAATTGGGGCACTCATTATGCTAGTTGCGGATACACTATCACGCACGCTGCTGGCACCATCAGAGATTCCGATTGGTTTGGTAGTCTCCGCAATCGGCGCACCCTATTTTATTTACTTATTAATTAAAGAATGA
- a CDS encoding GNAT family N-acetyltransferase yields the protein MNIRKLTAADAEAYWELRLQALQYHPDAFSTTYEEAANRPIEQVKANLESATAETYGIFEDGVLAGNATLRYEILTKLQHRADLVAVYLAPEVKGNGYGKMLIKHMIQVARKREGIEKVNLVVAANNHVAKHVYEQAGFKQFAVEKNAMKLDDTYITEIHMALILEEQA from the coding sequence ATGAACATTAGAAAATTAACAGCCGCAGATGCAGAAGCATATTGGGAACTAAGATTACAAGCTTTGCAATATCATCCGGATGCTTTTAGTACAACGTATGAGGAAGCGGCAAACCGGCCAATTGAGCAAGTAAAAGCGAATTTAGAGAGCGCGACAGCAGAAACATATGGAATATTTGAAGATGGAGTGCTGGCAGGAAATGCAACATTGCGCTATGAGATACTGACGAAGCTGCAGCACCGAGCTGATTTAGTAGCCGTATACCTGGCTCCGGAAGTCAAAGGGAATGGTTATGGAAAAATGCTGATAAAGCATATGATCCAAGTAGCACGTAAGCGAGAAGGAATAGAGAAAGTAAATCTAGTGGTTGCTGCGAACAATCATGTGGCGAAGCATGTATATGAACAAGCTGGTTTTAAGCAATTTGCAGTTGAGAAGAATGCAATGAAATTAGACGATACATATATTACAGAGATTCATATGGCACTAATACTGGAGGAACAAGCATGA